One window from the genome of Salvia miltiorrhiza cultivar Shanhuang (shh) chromosome 7, IMPLAD_Smil_shh, whole genome shotgun sequence encodes:
- the LOC130991843 gene encoding xyloglucan 6-xylosyltransferase 2-like, with amino-acid sequence MLDRVLGPLNARRLHRVFRKAKLTVLCLFLTLIVLRANIGAGKFGTPEKDLDEIRETFSHIRKRAEPRRVLVEAADELKSSGNAESGSNNYAEFDIKKILKDEDDGVPEFQRDLSQPYSLGPKISDWDEQRSEWLKNNPDYPNFIGDNKPRVLLVTGSSPKPCENPVGDHYLLKSIKNKIDYCRVHGIEIFYNMALLDAEMAGFWAKLPLIRKLLLSHPEVEFLWWMDSDAMFTDMAYEVPWERYKDHNFVMHGWNEMIYDEKNWIGLNTGSFLLRNCQWSLDILDTWAPMGPKGKVREDAGKVLTSALKGRPVFEADDQSAMVYILATQKEKWADKVYLENHYYLHGYWGILVDRYEEMIESYHPGFGDHRWPLVTHFVGCKPCGKFGDYPVERCLKQMDRAFNFGDNQILQMYGFTHKSLGSRRVVRIRNETSNPLEVRDELGLLHPSFKAVKTGGSS; translated from the coding sequence ATGCTGGATCGGGTTCTCGGCCCGCTCAACGCGCGGCGGCTCCACCGCGTCTTCCGCAAGGCGAAGCTGACGGTGCTCTGCCTCTTCCTCACGCTGATCGTCCTGCGCGCCAACATCGGCGCCGGGAAGTTCGGCACGCCGGAGAAGGATCTCGACGAGATCCGCGAGACCTTCTCCCACATCCGCAAGCGCGCCGAGCCGCGCCGCGTGCTGGTGGAGGCCGCCGACGAGCTGAAATCTAGCGGAAATGCGGAGAGCGGGAGCAACAACTACGCCGAGTTCGATATAAAGAAGATCCTGAAGGATGAGGACGACGGCGTCCCCGAATTCCAGCGTGATCTGTCGCAGCCTTACTCTCTCGGCCCGAAAATATCGGATTGGGATGAGCAGAGGTCCGAATGGCTGAAAAACAATCCGGATTACCCCAATTTCATCGGTGATAATAAGCCTAGGGTTTTGCTGGTGACGGGTTCGTCGCCGAAGCCGTGTGAGAATCCGGTGGGGGATCATTACTTGCTGAAATCGATTAAAAATAAGATTGATTACTGCAGGGTTCATGGGATTGAGATCTTCTACAATATGGCATTGCTGGATGCTGAAATGGCTGGATTTTGGGCGAAATTGCCCTTGATTAGGAAGCTTCTGCTTTCCCATCCTGAGGTGGAGTTTCTATGGTGGATGGATAGTGATGCCATGTTCACCGATATGGCGTATGAAGTGCCGTGGGAGAGGTATAAAGATCATAACTTTGTGATGCACGGGTGGAATGAGATGATTTATGATGAAAAGAATTGGATTGGATTGAATACTGGAAGTTTCTTGTTGAGGAATTGCCAGTGGTCTTTGGACATTCTTGATACGTGGGCGCCAATGGGGCCGAAGGGGAAGGTTAGGGAGGATGCAGGGAAGGTTCTGACAAGTGCGCTCAAGGGCAGGCCGGTGTTTGAGGCAGATGATCAGTCTGCAATGGTGTATATCTTGGCGACGCAGAAGGAGAAGTGGGCGGATAAGGTGTATCTCGAGAATCACTACTATCTCCACGGTTATTGGGGGATTTTGGTGGATAGATACGAGGAGATGATTGAGAGCTACCATCCGGGGTTCGGTGATCATAGGTGGCCTCTTGTGACTCACTTTGTGGGTTGCAAGCCTTGTGGGAAGTTCGGGGATTACCCCGTTGAGAGGTGCTTGAAGCAGATGGACCGTGCGTTCAACTTTGGGGATAACCAGATCCTTCAGATGTATGGCTTCACCCATAAGTCACTTGGGAGTAGGAGGGTGGTGAGGATTAGGAACGAGACAAGCAATCCTCTTGAAGTGAGGGATGAGCTCGGCTTGCTTCACCCCTCGTTTAAGGCCGTGAAGACCGGGGGCTCTTCTTGA